One Nostoc sp. UHCC 0302 DNA window includes the following coding sequences:
- a CDS encoding helix-turn-helix transcriptional regulator translates to MSIKKPLIINQPEVGKLIRELRICTGLTQEKFAASLGVTYPTANRWENGHARPSPLAMQKIETLLQKLDDQGQKLLAKYLRN, encoded by the coding sequence ATGTCCATCAAAAAACCTTTGATAATCAACCAACCAGAAGTTGGCAAGCTCATCCGAGAACTCCGTATTTGTACTGGATTAACACAGGAAAAATTTGCAGCATCATTGGGTGTTACTTATCCCACGGCAAACCGATGGGAAAATGGACACGCCAGACCGTCGCCGCTGGCAATGCAAAAGATTGAAACTCTGTTGCAGAAGTTAGATGATCAAGGGCAAAAGCTGTTGGCAAAGTATTTACGTAATTAG
- a CDS encoding PleD family two-component system response regulator, with protein sequence MSAINLFPVFKQTPVILVVDNDKTMRVLLRKIMEDEGYGVIEVSDGQQCLAAYESVKPDIVLLDAIMPVMDGFTCCEQLVKVAKNDLISGLKNFDIGLTMGNTMISKLWEYTPILMITSLDDEDSVNRAFDVGATDYITKPIEPMILRWRLRQLLKQIQVHKQLQAANQTLHQLANVDSLTGLANRRCFDNYLNTQWINLAQEESPLSLILCDIDFFKNYNDKYGHPLGDSCLQKVATALKYLAQKPQDLAARYGGEEFAVIMPNTDNTGAVHVGKSLQAQVRDLQIIHDGSAINQYVTLSMGVATIMPIWESSALDLITMADKALYQAKSAGRNCMVSN encoded by the coding sequence ATGTCAGCCATAAACCTATTTCCTGTTTTTAAGCAAACTCCTGTAATTCTAGTAGTTGATAACGACAAGACTATGCGAGTGCTACTGCGTAAAATTATGGAAGATGAAGGTTATGGAGTAATTGAAGTTTCTGATGGTCAACAGTGCTTAGCTGCTTATGAAAGCGTCAAACCCGATATCGTTTTGCTTGATGCTATCATGCCTGTAATGGATGGTTTTACCTGTTGTGAGCAGTTGGTTAAAGTTGCTAAAAATGATTTGATATCAGGACTAAAAAATTTTGATATTGGCTTGACTATGGGTAATACTATGATTTCCAAGCTATGGGAATATACACCAATATTAATGATTACTAGCTTAGATGACGAAGATTCAGTAAATCGTGCTTTTGATGTAGGAGCAACGGATTATATTACAAAGCCAATTGAACCAATGATATTGCGTTGGCGATTGCGGCAACTGCTCAAACAAATACAAGTCCACAAACAATTACAAGCAGCCAACCAAACTTTGCACCAATTAGCTAATGTGGATAGTTTAACAGGTTTGGCTAATCGCCGCTGCTTCGATAATTATCTCAACACTCAGTGGATTAATTTAGCGCAGGAGGAATCACCTCTGTCGTTGATTTTATGCGACATCGACTTTTTTAAAAATTATAATGATAAATATGGTCATCCTCTGGGAGATAGCTGCTTGCAAAAGGTAGCCACTGCCTTAAAATATCTTGCCCAAAAGCCTCAAGATTTAGCAGCGCGTTATGGCGGAGAAGAGTTTGCTGTAATTATGCCGAATACTGATAACACTGGTGCAGTTCATGTTGGCAAAAGTCTGCAAGCTCAAGTTAGAGATTTACAAATTATCCATGACGGGTCTGCCATAAATCAATATGTCACTTTGAGTATGGGAGTGGCAACTATTATGCCGATTTGGGAGTCCTCAGCTTTAGATTTGATTACAATGGCAGATAAGGCACTTTACCAAGCCAAATCAGCAGGACGTAATTGCATGGTTTCAAATTAG
- a CDS encoding GAF domain-containing protein: MGSQSNQESQTPEILLHRIASRIRQSLELKEILSATVAEVRSFLETDRVKIYQFQSDGHGLVIAESIQSGRLPPLVGLNFPADDIPPYARELFIRSRQRCIVDLTTHEIGISPLDCPETGELLDQQDIRYRPVDPCHVEYLTAMGVKSSVVVPIVLKGKETGKDSLPSLEQSSQLWGLLVSHHSESRVVTEQELLLIQSVVDQLAIAISQSILLSQVREQARQEAVINQVTEQLHTTPTVQLQVALEETVAAFQGCGGRLYLLPDGEQRLEIYTCGMQPSQLDIEQNRPIEEHRLWQKYLFAAVLPSLTTEKSNAKPWSVNWMRAVYALTPPLNELNCESNLWAIADLYKEPLLRSLAPSFQATQIRGLLIVPLQHGATIVGCLTIFRDEVDIETIWAGCVDTDSRQLMPRQSFAAWRELKTGQAQQWAESEVKLAQALGERFATAIKQYRLYAQVQLLNTSLEQQVRDRTAELQQTNTDLQCSTIELQRSVERQQALARIIANIRQSLDVSTIFQTTTEEVCQLLKSDRVTVYRFNADWGGEFVSDYESANPRWQRNVKLGVGMVWNDTYLQQTQGGRYRNNETFVIDDIYSIGFTQCHLDILEQFHIKALMIVPIFVGQQLWGLFGTYQHSSPRHWQALEVEFFTQIATQLGVALQQAEYVEQVQAQTRQLALVAEQQQTLATVITKVRESLDLNAIFETTTQQLRQVLNADRVVVFRFYSESNYGGGEVIAEDVASCFPSTLTVKVYDRCLGEEYSQKFSQGYIHAVTDIYNSELDDCYVSMLSRFQVRANLVVPMSKQGQLWGLLCIHQCQISREWQESEIEFVSQIASQLGVAVQHAVLLNQTQQQAKQLSEALEHLQQTQAHLIHSEKMSSLGLLVAGVAHEINNPVSFIYGNITHIHEYTQNLIEMLILYQQVYPEPNLQIQQQAKLSDLEFIAEDLPKLFSSLKVGTERISEIVLSLRNFSRLDQAQVKPVDLREGLDSTLLILQHRLKANSLHSGVEIVKQYGELPLVECFAGQLNQVFMNLLANALDAMEDLCRQSAKLGAKKHHPMIIIKTQMIAPDWVQISIKDNGVGVTKEVQAKLFNPFFTTKPVGQGTGLGLSISYQIVEKHGGKLQCLSQPNEGAEFLIDIPIKQSGVKIANL; this comes from the coding sequence ATGGGATCGCAATCAAACCAAGAGAGTCAAACTCCAGAAATTTTATTACACCGCATTGCGAGTCGTATCCGGCAATCCTTAGAATTAAAAGAAATTTTGTCGGCGACAGTTGCAGAAGTACGCTCGTTTCTAGAAACGGATCGCGTCAAAATTTACCAGTTTCAAAGTGATGGTCATGGTTTAGTTATTGCTGAATCGATTCAGTCAGGTCGGTTACCGCCTCTTGTGGGGTTAAATTTCCCCGCAGATGATATTCCCCCCTATGCTCGTGAACTGTTTATTCGCTCACGCCAGCGATGTATCGTTGATCTGACAACACACGAAATAGGTATCAGTCCTCTCGATTGCCCAGAAACAGGCGAACTATTAGACCAGCAAGATATTCGCTATCGTCCCGTAGATCCTTGTCATGTAGAATATTTGACAGCAATGGGCGTCAAGTCTTCAGTTGTGGTGCCAATTGTTTTAAAAGGCAAGGAAACAGGGAAAGATTCATTACCTTCTCTAGAACAATCATCTCAATTATGGGGACTATTGGTATCTCACCATTCAGAATCACGAGTGGTGACAGAACAGGAATTACTATTAATTCAGTCAGTGGTCGATCAGCTGGCGATTGCCATATCGCAATCGATTTTGCTCAGCCAAGTGCGAGAGCAAGCCCGTCAAGAAGCGGTTATTAATCAAGTAACCGAACAGCTACATACTACACCGACTGTGCAACTGCAAGTAGCCCTTGAAGAAACAGTAGCTGCTTTTCAAGGCTGTGGAGGACGGCTCTACTTGCTGCCCGATGGCGAACAAAGGTTAGAAATTTACACCTGTGGGATGCAGCCTAGTCAACTTGATATCGAACAAAATAGACCGATTGAGGAGCATCGCTTGTGGCAGAAATATCTCTTTGCCGCTGTCTTACCTTCTCTGACTACAGAAAAATCCAATGCCAAACCCTGGTCAGTCAACTGGATGAGAGCTGTTTACGCTTTGACTCCTCCACTTAATGAACTCAATTGTGAGTCGAATTTGTGGGCGATCGCGGATCTTTATAAAGAACCTTTATTGCGCTCGCTGGCTCCTAGCTTCCAAGCAACACAAATTCGGGGCTTGTTGATTGTACCGCTACAGCATGGGGCGACGATTGTTGGCTGTTTAACTATTTTCCGAGATGAGGTGGATATTGAAACTATTTGGGCAGGCTGTGTTGATACCGATTCTCGTCAACTGATGCCACGTCAGTCCTTTGCAGCATGGCGCGAACTTAAAACTGGGCAAGCACAACAGTGGGCAGAATCGGAAGTGAAGCTGGCACAAGCATTAGGCGAACGCTTTGCAACAGCAATCAAGCAGTATAGACTTTACGCACAAGTGCAGCTACTGAATACAAGTCTAGAGCAACAAGTGCGCGACCGCACCGCTGAGCTGCAACAGACCAATACAGATTTGCAATGCTCGACTATTGAGCTACAGCGCTCAGTAGAACGGCAGCAAGCGCTAGCGAGGATCATTGCTAATATCCGACAGTCACTCGACGTTAGCACTATTTTCCAAACCACGACTGAGGAAGTTTGCCAATTGCTCAAGAGCGATCGCGTAACAGTTTATCGTTTCAATGCCGACTGGGGAGGAGAATTTGTCAGTGATTATGAATCTGCAAATCCCCGATGGCAGAGAAATGTCAAACTGGGAGTAGGCATGGTGTGGAACGATACATACTTACAACAAACGCAAGGCGGACGCTATCGCAATAATGAAACTTTTGTAATTGATGATATCTATAGCATTGGATTTACCCAATGCCACCTTGATATACTTGAACAATTTCATATCAAAGCCTTGATGATAGTGCCAATTTTTGTTGGGCAACAACTATGGGGTTTATTCGGAACATATCAACATTCAAGCCCTCGGCATTGGCAAGCTTTAGAAGTCGAGTTTTTTACGCAAATAGCAACTCAGCTGGGAGTGGCGTTGCAACAAGCGGAGTACGTAGAACAAGTTCAAGCGCAAACCAGACAATTAGCGCTTGTAGCAGAGCAACAACAAACTTTAGCCACTGTAATCACCAAAGTTCGAGAATCACTCGACTTGAACGCGATTTTTGAAACTACGACCCAACAACTGCGCCAAGTACTCAATGCAGATCGTGTTGTGGTCTTTCGTTTCTATTCGGAATCGAACTATGGCGGTGGGGAAGTGATTGCAGAAGATGTAGCGTCGTGTTTTCCCTCGACCTTAACGGTAAAGGTGTATGATCGTTGCTTGGGTGAGGAGTATAGTCAGAAATTCAGCCAAGGCTACATTCATGCAGTCACTGATATTTATAACAGCGAGTTAGACGATTGTTATGTTTCGATGCTGTCTCGCTTCCAAGTTAGAGCGAACTTAGTAGTTCCCATGAGCAAGCAAGGGCAACTATGGGGTTTACTGTGTATTCATCAATGCCAAATATCACGCGAGTGGCAAGAGTCTGAAATCGAATTTGTCAGCCAAATTGCTTCTCAGTTAGGAGTTGCTGTACAACACGCGGTACTGCTCAACCAGACACAGCAGCAAGCCAAGCAACTTTCCGAAGCGCTTGAGCATTTGCAGCAAACTCAAGCTCATCTGATTCACAGCGAAAAGATGTCGAGTTTAGGATTACTAGTAGCAGGGGTTGCTCATGAAATAAACAATCCAGTCAGCTTTATCTATGGCAATATCACTCATATTCATGAATATACGCAAAATTTGATAGAGATGCTTATTCTTTATCAACAGGTATATCCGGAACCGAATCTGCAAATTCAACAACAGGCAAAATTGTCAGATTTAGAATTCATCGCTGAAGATTTGCCTAAGCTGTTTTCTTCGCTGAAAGTAGGTACTGAACGAATTAGTGAAATTGTTCTTTCGTTGCGAAATTTCTCTCGTCTCGACCAAGCCCAGGTTAAACCTGTGGATCTCAGGGAGGGACTCGATAGTACCTTATTAATATTGCAGCATCGCTTGAAGGCTAATTCATTGCATTCAGGTGTTGAGATCGTTAAACAGTATGGCGAATTACCGCTTGTAGAGTGTTTTGCGGGACAACTCAATCAAGTATTTATGAACCTGTTAGCAAATGCGCTTGACGCGATGGAGGATTTATGCCGTCAGTCTGCTAAATTAGGCGCAAAGAAACACCATCCAATGATCATTATAAAAACACAGATGATAGCCCCGGATTGGGTGCAAATCTCCATTAAGGATAATGGAGTCGGCGTTACAAAAGAGGTACAAGCTAAGCTTTTCAATCCATTTTTTACAACAAAGCCTGTGGGTCAAGGTACAGGTTTAGGACTTTCGATTAGTTACCAAATTGTAGAAAAGCATGGAGGCAAATTACAGTGCTTATCTCAACCTAACGAGGGTGCTGAGTTTCTGATTGACATTCCAATTAAACAATCTGGAGTCAAAATAGCAAACCTATGA
- a CDS encoding alpha/beta fold hydrolase — translation MKIFFQILLSLFGASVLILQPFSTRTAKSEAFNSIRCYKTYLPVALAPGETKQYRIYGELCGQKNLNKKTIHVLVSGITYDHNYWDFSSQKERYSYVKALTKAGNATFNIDRIGIGNSSRPPADKVTVQSNAFVLNQVDQALRNGKINNLKFKHIINVGHSFGSIVVIEEATQYGGADGVIISGFLHKLTPELQNLVGFLYPAQSDSQFSSQNLPNGYLTTLPGTRGQLLYNQSYADGQVINTDEETKQTLTSGEGETFFAAVTSKTSTQIRVPVLLVIGQKDNFFCADNICSQENVAVSEAPFFSSQARLQVYVQKEAGHSINLHFNAFRWYEVAAQWSDRFIEANEK, via the coding sequence ATGAAAATATTTTTTCAAATTCTATTGTCTTTGTTTGGAGCCTCTGTATTAATTTTACAACCTTTTTCAACTAGAACTGCAAAATCAGAAGCTTTTAATTCTATCAGGTGTTATAAAACTTACTTGCCTGTAGCACTTGCACCTGGAGAAACAAAACAATATCGAATTTATGGTGAACTTTGTGGGCAAAAAAATCTCAATAAAAAGACTATTCATGTATTAGTATCAGGCATTACGTACGATCATAACTACTGGGATTTTTCATCCCAAAAAGAGCGTTACTCTTATGTGAAGGCCTTAACAAAAGCTGGTAATGCCACGTTTAACATTGACAGAATTGGAATTGGCAATAGTTCTCGCCCTCCTGCTGACAAAGTGACTGTGCAATCAAACGCCTTCGTATTGAATCAGGTAGATCAGGCATTACGGAACGGTAAGATCAATAATCTGAAATTCAAGCACATTATTAATGTCGGACATTCCTTTGGCTCTATTGTTGTGATTGAAGAAGCAACCCAGTACGGTGGTGCAGATGGGGTTATCATATCTGGATTTTTGCACAAGCTAACTCCAGAACTACAAAACCTAGTGGGATTTTTATATCCGGCACAATCTGACTCACAGTTTAGCTCACAGAACTTACCAAATGGGTATCTGACAACTTTACCAGGAACACGAGGGCAGTTGCTTTATAACCAGTCCTATGCTGATGGTCAAGTCATCAATACAGATGAAGAGACTAAACAGACATTGACAAGTGGCGAAGGAGAAACATTTTTCGCAGCTGTTACCTCCAAAACTTCAACACAAATCCGCGTTCCAGTTTTGCTAGTAATTGGACAAAAGGATAATTTTTTCTGCGCTGACAACATCTGTAGTCAAGAAAACGTGGCAGTGTCTGAAGCGCCATTTTTCTCATCTCAAGCGCGATTGCAAGTCTATGTTCAAAAAGAAGCTGGACACTCTATCAATCTTCATTTTAATGCATTTCGGTGGTATGAAGTTGCTGCTCAATGGAGCGATCGCTTTATTGAAGCAAACGAAAAGTAA